A stretch of Coleofasciculaceae cyanobacterium DNA encodes these proteins:
- a CDS encoding glycosyltransferase produces MRKLYFLLPGTTGKFGGGGLWAELNTCVLAQRICSAEVVTYRQREEKYLFLNDILPKISPKSAIFLIGWGFDVPKIITQLKGQNIIYHAHSAEYGFALPPEIPIITVSRNTMGYWGAKAANGLIYYLPNQIGDEFYNLDRPRNIDILLQTRKASEYLLQQLIPALQSDYRVEVIDSYVQDLAGLFNRSKIYLYDSAEYWATSGVTEGFGLPPLEALACGCQVFSSVNHGLADYLDPGFNCHKIAGYSLQYDLQRIAQVLQQPTKISESWLTQYRSEHLVARLEVILTEINQFFDWRLHYPANIKSLNNRRINQLKIQKIFGKLQQKLKLK; encoded by the coding sequence ATGCGAAAATTATATTTTTTATTGCCTGGAACAACAGGAAAGTTCGGTGGCGGTGGACTATGGGCCGAGTTAAATACCTGTGTTTTGGCGCAGCGGATCTGTTCGGCAGAAGTAGTTACTTATCGCCAAAGGGAAGAAAAGTATTTGTTCTTAAACGACATATTGCCCAAAATCAGCCCAAAATCAGCAATTTTCCTAATTGGTTGGGGTTTTGATGTGCCTAAAATTATTACCCAGCTTAAAGGTCAAAATATTATCTATCATGCCCATAGCGCAGAATACGGCTTCGCTCTACCTCCAGAAATTCCGATTATTACTGTTAGCCGAAATACTATGGGGTACTGGGGAGCCAAGGCTGCTAATGGATTAATTTACTATTTACCTAACCAGATTGGCGATGAGTTTTATAATTTAGACCGACCGCGAAATATTGATATTTTGCTACAGACTCGTAAAGCTTCAGAATATCTGCTACAACAGCTAATTCCTGCCCTACAGTCTGATTATCGGGTAGAGGTTATCGATAGCTACGTTCAAGATTTAGCAGGATTATTTAACCGCAGCAAAATTTATCTTTATGATTCAGCCGAATATTGGGCAACCAGCGGCGTGACCGAAGGCTTTGGTTTACCACCTTTAGAGGCTTTAGCCTGTGGTTGTCAAGTATTTTCTAGCGTTAATCATGGACTAGCCGACTATCTCGATCCTGGATTTAATTGTCATAAGATTGCGGGCTATTCTCTTCAGTACGATTTACAAAGAATTGCTCAAGTATTGCAACAACCTACGAAGATCTCAGAATCTTGGTTAACTCAATATCGCAGTGAACATTTAGTAGCCAGATTAGAGGTGATTTTAACCGAAATTAATCAGTTTTTTGACTGGAGACTGCATTATCCTGCCAACATTAAAAGCTTAAACAACAGACGTATTAATCAATTAAAAATCCAGAAAATATTTGGCAAGTTACAGCAGAAATTAAAACTAAAATAG
- the gyrA gene encoding DNA topoisomerase (ATP-hydrolyzing) subunit A, with translation MTTSQERIIPIDLSNEMSRSYLEYAMSVIVGRALPDARDGLKPVHRRILYAMYELGLTPDRPFRKCARVVGEVLGKYHPHGDTAVYDALVRMAQDFSMRSPLINGHGNFGSIDNDPPAAMRYTECRLQSLATDSLLRDIEAETVDFADNFDGSEQEPVVLPARIPQLLINGSSGIAVGMATNIPPHNLGEVIEGAITLIHAPEISDLELMQYIKGPDFPTGGQIIGRAGIKEAYTAGRGSITMRGIAEIETLQQRGRADKEAIIITQLPYQTNKAALIEKIADLVNDKKIEGISDIRDESDRTGMRIVIELKRDAYPRVVLNNLYKQTAIQANFGANMLALVNSEPQLLTIRQFLKVFLNFRVEAITRRTRYQLRKAEARDHLLQGLLIALENIDSIIQLLRGAADATTAKNELVERFGLSHTQADAILQMQLRRLTALEAEKIQAEHEDLQNQITDLNDILARKERIEEIIETELTEIKNIHATPRRTEIVQGEGELLDKDLIANEQSVILLTEQGYIKRMPVSTFEAQSRATRGKAAAKMKENDGIEHFMTCCDHDTVLFFSDRGVVYSFNAYQIPATSRTARGIPLVQMLPISQSEKVTSLIAVSEFTEDEYLVMLTRKGNIKKTALSAFANIRSNGLIAISLQDEDELRWVRLATQEDSVIIGTRKGMAIHFQTNNQQLRPLGRSTKGVKSMKLKGNDELISMDIIPAQIVATIDTVGDEEDEDSAEELIDEAVDQGPWLLAITNNGYGKRVPIAKFRLQNRSGMGVRAIKFKSKDDRLVAIDIVNPDDELMIVTNRGIMIRQAVLAISLQSRNATGVRVQRLDKDDAIAAVAPVPPIEAEVEETSP, from the coding sequence ATGACCACTTCCCAGGAACGGATTATCCCCATCGATCTGAGTAATGAAATGTCTCGCTCCTATTTGGAGTACGCCATGAGCGTAATTGTAGGCAGAGCATTGCCAGATGCTAGGGATGGTTTAAAGCCAGTCCATCGTCGCATCCTCTACGCTATGTACGAACTAGGACTTACCCCAGACCGCCCGTTTCGTAAGTGCGCTCGTGTTGTGGGGGAGGTATTAGGTAAATATCATCCTCATGGTGATACGGCTGTTTATGATGCCTTGGTGAGGATGGCGCAGGATTTCTCAATGAGAAGTCCTTTAATCAATGGACACGGAAACTTTGGTTCAATTGATAACGATCCTCCCGCAGCGATGCGTTATACCGAGTGTCGTTTACAGTCCTTGGCAACAGATTCATTGCTACGGGATATTGAAGCAGAAACGGTAGACTTTGCCGATAATTTTGATGGTTCAGAACAAGAACCAGTGGTATTACCCGCGAGGATTCCCCAGCTGCTGATTAATGGTTCGTCGGGGATTGCCGTCGGGATGGCAACCAATATTCCGCCCCATAATTTAGGAGAAGTGATTGAAGGTGCGATCACTTTAATTCACGCTCCAGAAATTAGCGATCTAGAATTGATGCAATACATCAAAGGTCCTGATTTTCCGACAGGAGGACAAATCATCGGCAGAGCGGGCATTAAAGAAGCCTACACTGCGGGACGGGGTTCGATTACGATGCGGGGAATAGCAGAGATCGAAACCCTGCAACAGAGAGGTAGAGCGGACAAAGAAGCAATTATTATCACTCAGTTACCCTACCAAACTAATAAAGCAGCCCTAATTGAAAAGATTGCCGACTTGGTTAACGACAAGAAAATTGAGGGTATTTCCGATATTCGCGACGAAAGCGATCGCACTGGGATGCGGATTGTCATTGAACTAAAGCGTGATGCCTATCCGCGGGTTGTCCTCAACAATCTTTACAAGCAAACTGCCATCCAGGCAAACTTTGGTGCCAATATGTTGGCATTGGTCAATAGTGAACCCCAACTATTAACCATTCGTCAGTTTCTCAAAGTATTTTTAAACTTCCGCGTCGAAGCAATTACCCGCAGGACTCGCTATCAGCTACGAAAAGCTGAAGCTAGAGATCATCTACTACAGGGCTTGTTAATTGCTTTAGAAAACATTGATTCAATTATTCAATTATTGCGAGGGGCTGCTGATGCTACCACGGCTAAAAATGAGCTAGTAGAGCGCTTTGGTCTGTCCCATACTCAAGCCGATGCGATTCTTCAGATGCAGTTGCGTCGTTTAACTGCTTTAGAAGCCGAAAAAATTCAGGCAGAACATGAAGACTTGCAAAATCAAATTACCGACCTGAATGATATTTTGGCAAGAAAAGAACGGATCGAAGAGATTATCGAGACCGAACTTACTGAAATTAAGAATATTCATGCTACTCCTCGACGTACCGAAATTGTTCAAGGAGAAGGAGAACTACTTGATAAAGATTTGATTGCCAATGAACAGTCGGTTATTTTGTTAACAGAACAAGGCTATATTAAACGGATGCCCGTGAGTACCTTTGAAGCCCAAAGTCGAGCGACAAGAGGAAAAGCAGCGGCCAAAATGAAGGAAAACGACGGCATCGAACACTTTATGACCTGTTGTGACCACGATACGGTCTTATTCTTTAGCGATCGCGGGGTAGTCTACTCCTTTAATGCTTACCAAATTCCTGCCACCTCTCGTACTGCTAGAGGAATTCCCCTAGTTCAAATGTTGCCGATATCTCAGTCAGAAAAAGTTACCTCGCTGATTGCGGTTAGCGAATTTACTGAAGATGAATATCTGGTGATGCTGACTCGCAAGGGGAACATTAAAAAAACTGCTTTATCGGCTTTTGCTAATATTCGCTCTAACGGCTTAATTGCAATTTCTTTGCAAGACGAAGACGAATTACGCTGGGTACGTTTGGCAACCCAAGAAGATAGCGTAATTATTGGAACACGCAAGGGAATGGCGATCCACTTTCAAACCAATAACCAACAGCTACGTCCTTTGGGCAGATCGACAAAGGGAGTTAAATCGATGAAGCTTAAAGGCAATGATGAGCTGATTAGTATGGATATTATTCCTGCTCAGATAGTTGCCACTATTGATACGGTAGGAGATGAAGAAGATGAAGACAGTGCCGAAGAACTGATCGATGAAGCAGTAGATCAGGGTCCTTGGCTACTGGCTATTACCAATAATGGCTATGGTAAGAGAGTGCCTATTGCTAAATTCCGCCTGCAAAATCGCTCAGGAATGGGAGTAAGAGCCATCAAATTCAAGTCCAAAGACGACCGCCTAGTGGCAATTGACATTGTTAACCCAGACGACGAACTAATGATTGTCACCAATCGAGGTATTATGATTCGTCAGGCGGTACTAGCAATATCTTTACAATCTCGTAATGCTACTGGAGTAAGGGTTCAGAGGTTAGATAAAGATGACGCGATCGCAGCTGTTGCTCCTGTTCCGCCAATAGAAGCTGAAGTAGAAGAAACATCGCCATAG
- a CDS encoding HAMP domain-containing sensor histidine kinase — protein MSNNHISSTEFTTLCQSQINLLSQSLGAVWSVIYLTEEMSEDVQAQLFPFAIYPPTTNQSFCELPPTKLSQIWQALQSHSIAQLLPNNLTTQKETRSTESTWKPEPTDTQQLILPLIHQDAFIGLLVTGRDDREWLQGELQQIEEIARTITIARFIELQYHWTQNELAVQENLRRIEHDRLDNLLHQLRNPLTALRTFGKLLLKRLLPDDPNSNLAKSILAQSDRFQALLEQFETESNQLATFDSQVAPHNSYSSFPLLETKINNKVDRSSFLLPSSATELTSVDLTQILEPLIATATVIATERDIELINKIPNILPEVTGDVSALREILNNLIDNALKYTPPRGKIQLDLEMAKPAMLGIAIKDTGYGIPIADREQIFERHYRGIQAQSNIPGTGLGLAIAQELATKMQGKIELISPNNLSENSPGTTFIVWIPISTHN, from the coding sequence ATGTCAAACAATCATATTTCCAGTACCGAATTTACTACTTTGTGTCAATCCCAGATAAATTTATTGTCTCAAAGTTTGGGTGCGGTTTGGAGTGTTATCTATTTGACAGAAGAAATGAGTGAAGACGTGCAGGCGCAATTGTTTCCTTTCGCGATTTATCCTCCAACCACAAATCAAAGTTTTTGTGAGCTTCCTCCTACTAAGTTATCGCAAATCTGGCAGGCATTACAGTCTCATTCCATAGCTCAATTATTACCTAATAATTTAACAACACAGAAGGAAACGAGATCGACAGAATCTACTTGGAAACCAGAGCCAACAGATACGCAACAGCTAATTTTACCGTTGATTCATCAGGATGCTTTTATTGGTCTTTTGGTAACCGGACGTGATGATCGAGAATGGTTACAAGGCGAGCTGCAACAGATAGAAGAAATAGCTCGTACGATCACGATCGCTCGCTTCATTGAACTCCAGTATCATTGGACACAAAATGAGTTGGCAGTCCAGGAAAATCTGAGGCGTATCGAACACGATCGCCTAGATAATTTATTGCATCAGTTACGCAACCCTCTAACTGCACTGCGGACATTTGGCAAATTGCTGCTTAAACGCCTTTTACCAGATGATCCTAACAGTAATTTAGCCAAAAGCATTTTGGCACAGAGCGATCGTTTTCAAGCTTTGCTAGAGCAGTTTGAGACAGAATCTAACCAGCTAGCTACCTTTGATTCTCAGGTTGCGCCTCATAATAGTTATAGTTCTTTTCCTCTGTTGGAAACTAAAATTAATAACAAAGTTGATCGCAGTAGTTTTCTCTTACCAAGTTCTGCTACTGAACTAACTTCTGTTGATTTAACCCAGATTTTAGAACCGTTGATTGCCACCGCAACAGTAATCGCCACCGAAAGAGACATTGAGCTGATTAATAAGATTCCTAACATCTTACCAGAAGTGACAGGAGACGTTTCTGCTCTTAGAGAAATTCTCAATAATTTGATTGATAACGCCTTGAAATATACTCCCCCAAGGGGAAAAATCCAGCTCGATCTTGAGATGGCAAAGCCTGCCATGTTGGGTATAGCAATTAAAGATACGGGATACGGTATTCCCATAGCGGATCGAGAGCAAATCTTTGAACGGCATTACCGAGGCATACAGGCTCAAAGCAATATTCCTGGTACTGGATTGGGACTGGCGATAGCTCAAGAATTGGCGACAAAAATGCAGGGAAAAATTGAATTGATTAGTCCAAACAATTTATCCGAAAATAGTCCAGGAACTACCTTTATTGTCTGGATTCCTATTTCAACTCATAATTGA